A genomic stretch from Aedes albopictus strain Foshan chromosome 2, AalbF5, whole genome shotgun sequence includes:
- the LOC109420672 gene encoding cytokine receptor, whose protein sequence is MTMLVVWFVLVILMRLAKADERPTGYLFYTSDVINLDLNYTSYTVGCTVNTTGSVGADASIHNLMILDTKSNPYSTEIVNETTIIHEVDLRHNNESTICGVKTYICRFKRSMLAMRTIRVARPPPAIKPTDFKCISYNRKRLVCQFERQNSCGLFTEYSLSMIRLSGHSVCNLNDTGTMLSFDSVSDSCVFSSGHSMFSFRIEGKNIIGKAESTFEVDHYDIVQPEAPSNLQVLSLNETDAEITWDLSYMLYNLNRSFEVQFHLITKYDVTETFATMNLTKGEQMKYQFYDLYAYTSYELKMRVRVVPKSLRHFEEEYWSEWSVIEFQTLGCRPYDAPRILPGAYNFKERRDNLVAIDVYWEQVPEYRYNGPGFGYGIYALSQTGHSLTTNSSNNGVATFQKARIDEQYTVYLYSYNDEGRSENMNTINVYPLKAEYQPKIKRMLYNESYHLQWFSPDDSESLSNYTLMYCTYSTTGTCHGSVTFDTIPANATSYFLNLAKPLTFAISANYREYSTELSWQLCTVSPAMSISQLAFKVTDVSEHSFTLRLQLSCMDQSLIERFDVRYWAALDANMVVNKTFRPYDTIIPIENLSIDTDYAVIVTVYDERGNTFEARSSVRTKDKDILMQLVPFLLLGILVMGIVTTTATRKVKRIMDIKVEIPIGLLGIHEMPIQIESSHEEHEPIPEHFGDAIELEELSPNEDQPFVKVKSILKKPEQFASPTNPEQTDHSIKPKPTVQIVTGDNYIMPSQMMDPAKTMPSIIAIGGAQSSGYVDVKLMMNQQRVV, encoded by the exons ATCGTCAACGAAACGACAATAATCCACGAAGTGGACCTTCGACACAACAATGAATCGACCATTTGTGGCGTTAAGACCTACATTTGTCGCTTCAAACGTTCCATGTTAGCGATGCGTACCATCCGCGTTGCGAGGCCTCCGCCGGCAATCAAACCGACTGACTTCAAATGCATTTCCTACAACCGAAAACGATTGGTTTGTCAGTTTGAGCGTCAAAATAGTTGCGGTCTTTTTACGGAGTACAGTTTGTCCATGATTCGGCTGAGCGGTCATAGTGTGTGTAATCTCAACGATACCGGAACCATGCTAAGCTTCGACAGTGTTTCGGATTCGTGCGTATTCTCGTCGGGACATTCGATGTTTTCTTTCAGGATCGAGGGTAAGAATATAATAGGAAAGGCGGAGTCCACATTTGAGGTGGATCATTATGATATTGTGCAACCAGAAGCACCGAGTAATTTGCAGGTGTTGTCCTTGAACGAGACTGATGCAGAGATAACGTGGGATTTGAGCTATATGTTGTACAACTTAAACCGTTCATTCGAAGTACAATTTCATTTAATTACAAAGTATGATGTAACAGAGACATTCGCAACCATGAATCTCACAAAGGGCGAGCAAATGAAGTACCAGTTTTATGATCTCTATGCTTATACAAGCTATGAGCTAAAAATGAGAGTCCGAGTTGTTCCCAAATCATTGCGGCATTTTGAAGAAGAATATTGGTCTGAGTGGTCTGTGATTGAATTTCAAACTTTAGGCTGCAGGCCTTACGATGCTCCACGAATTTTACCCGGAGCTTACAATTTCAAGGAAAGGAGAGATAATCTAGTGGCAATTGATGTTTATTGGGAACAAGTTCCTGAGTATAGATATAATGGTCCAGGATTTGGATATGGAATATATGCCCTGTCGCAAACAGGCCACAGCCTAACGACAAACAGTTCGAACAATGGAGTTGCTACATTTCAAAAAGCAAGGATCGATGAGCAGTATACAGTGTACTTGTATTCGTACAACGATGAAGGTCGATCAGAAAATATGAATACGATAAACGTCTATCCTCTCAAAGCTGAGTATCAACCTAAAATAAAAAGAATGCTTTACAACGAAAGTTACCATTTACAGTGGTTTTCGCCCGACGATAGTGAAAGCCTTTCCAACTATACGCTCATGTATTGTACTTATAGTACTACGGGAACATGTCATGGCTCCGTAACTTTTGATACTATACCTGCAAATGCAACATCTTATTTCTTGAATTTGGCCAAACCACTTACTTTCGCTATATCGGCAAATTATCGTGAGTATTCAACAGAGCTCTCTTGGCAGTTGTGTACGGTTTCCCCGGCAATGAGCATTAGTCAACTGGCCTTCAAAgtaaccgacgtgtccgaacactCCTTTACGCTGCGCTTGCAGCTGTCATGTATGGATCAATCCTTGATCGAGAGATTCGATGTCCGCTATTGGGCCGCACTGGATGCTAACATGGTGGTAAATAAGACCTTTCGGCCTTATGACACGATCATTCCAATCGAAAATCTGTCGATCGACACTGACTATGCGGTGATCGTCACTGTATACGACGAACGAGGGAATACATTTGAAGCGAGAAGCTCAGTGCGCACCAAGGACAAAG ATATCCTCATGCAACTGGTGCCCTTCCTCCTCTTAGGAATACTAGTAATGGGTATTGTGACTACGACAGCCACGCGTAAAGTGAAGAGGATAATGGATATAAAAGTCGAAATACCAATCGGATTACTCGGAATCCATGAAATGCCAATCCAG ATCGAATCATCACACGAAGAACACGAACCCATACCAGAGCATTTCGGCGATGCAATAGAATTAGAAGAGCTTTCACCCAACGAAGATCAACCATTTGTCAAAGTGAAATCCATTCTCAAAAAGCCGGAACAGTTTGCTTCTCCGACGAATCCAGAACAAACTGACCACTCCATTAAACCTAAACCAACAGTACAGATTGTTACCGGGGACAATTATATTATGCCATCGCAAATGATGGATCCGGCGAAAACAATGCCATCCATTATTGCAATTGGAGGAGCCCAGTCGTCCGGTTATGTGGATGTTAAACTAATGATGAACCAACAGCGGGTGGTTTGA